The Stappia sp. genome window below encodes:
- a CDS encoding LptF/LptG family permease — translation MIMDARPLVPARLAPGLRAVRAPVLGIAGRRALGLYVRVTALVMTMFLIIAWAIDLAEQLDGILARAEALERSPAGLLAIYLVYRMADIVTRLFPVACFIGLFASELYRLFNRETTILGAAGWSPRQTLLVVGVFALMAGAFQFTLERWLRPAAVFAQADLQLGGYGARFVEGRVSGKRWFVVDGNAIRAHVVRSATPHLTDLEVYRGVVAGDLRDVLVAERAEPTGRPGFWRFRNVHLWASLPGEDGRGGEGAGAGEAAGAGFAQRSLYMISRYDTLEVRLDLLPETLSYYDVPAFYLPQAPLEALAQESNPLKTPDVDAALWRRWAAFILPGAYALLGASLAPIAGSGRMVAPGRIVVLAMVGYFALVATKVSWAMGEIGALSGFTSSWMGVWLALAGVVVAQAILSRPH, via the coding sequence ATGATCATGGACGCGCGGCCGCTTGTCCCGGCGAGACTGGCGCCCGGCCTGCGCGCCGTTCGCGCGCCGGTGCTCGGCATCGCCGGGCGGCGCGCGCTCGGGCTTTACGTGCGGGTGACGGCGCTGGTGATGACCATGTTCCTGATCATCGCCTGGGCGATCGATCTGGCCGAGCAACTGGACGGCATCCTCGCCCGCGCCGAGGCGCTGGAGCGGTCGCCCGCCGGCCTGTTGGCGATCTATCTCGTCTACCGGATGGCGGATATCGTCACGCGGCTTTTTCCCGTCGCCTGTTTCATCGGCCTCTTCGCCAGCGAGCTCTATCGCCTGTTCAACCGCGAGACGACGATCCTGGGGGCGGCCGGCTGGTCGCCGCGCCAGACGCTGCTGGTGGTCGGCGTCTTCGCGCTGATGGCTGGGGCGTTCCAGTTCACGCTGGAGCGCTGGCTGCGGCCGGCGGCCGTCTTCGCGCAGGCCGACCTGCAGCTCGGCGGCTATGGCGCGCGTTTCGTCGAGGGGCGCGTGTCGGGAAAGCGCTGGTTCGTGGTCGATGGCAACGCCATCCGCGCCCATGTGGTGCGCAGCGCCACGCCCCATCTCACGGATCTGGAGGTCTATCGCGGCGTGGTCGCGGGCGATTTGCGCGACGTGCTCGTGGCGGAACGCGCCGAGCCGACCGGGCGGCCGGGCTTCTGGCGCTTCCGGAACGTCCATCTGTGGGCGAGCCTGCCCGGCGAGGACGGGCGCGGCGGGGAGGGAGCCGGCGCGGGTGAGGCGGCGGGCGCCGGTTTCGCGCAGCGTTCGCTCTACATGATCTCGCGCTACGACACGCTCGAGGTGCGCCTCGACCTGCTTCCCGAAACGCTGAGCTACTACGACGTGCCGGCCTTCTATCTGCCGCAGGCGCCGCTGGAAGCGCTGGCGCAGGAGAGCAACCCTCTGAAAACGCCGGACGTGGATGCCGCGCTGTGGCGGCGCTGGGCCGCCTTCATCCTGCCGGGCGCCTACGCCCTGCTCGGGGCCAGTCTCGCGCCCATCGCCGGCTCGGGCCGCATGGTCGCGCCGGGGCGGATCGTGGTGCTGGCGATGGTCGGCTATTTCGCGCTGGTGGCGACGAAAGTGTCCTGGGCGATGGGCGAGATCGGAGCCCTGTCCGGTTTCACCAGCAGCTGGATGGGGGTCTGGCTGGCGCTTGCCGGCGTCGTCGTCGCGCAGGCGATCCTGTCGCGCCCGCATTAG
- a CDS encoding LptF/LptG family permease produces the protein MRAFGSLAARALFLRVVLKAAIVVGVIEIVFLAEGLTGTLERVLANGGTVPVAVSVLLLTAPEIFDFALALACVIGGYFAFVAAREERELVVLSAAGVSQGLAVRVALAVGVVAFAASLLVSGFVDPLARSVNRTVVFDLKRDLLFRRITEPSEGTLIETIRGKTFAALSDASVAPPHESLFVHQPGEDGSWRVTQAGDWRLIGPDADGTYNLGLGRVIAYDFIRVDAARDRGVLQGGRGPNLRALADPDIAGVPRLPQVKVENVSVPVSLENVLRHVPRGEVAEEWTLLEALEPRIAADPAGREAREIAGERAARALVVFLAPLLALLACTFAGGGLGRYFALPLACTGLLALDVVARALLGELAVGAPLAMAGVGVAGAAALALMLVLAVTARAATLLRPVTERA, from the coding sequence ATGAGGGCGTTCGGCTCGCTCGCCGCGCGCGCGCTTTTTCTGCGCGTGGTCCTCAAGGCCGCGATCGTGGTCGGCGTGATCGAGATCGTGTTTCTCGCCGAGGGGCTGACCGGCACGCTGGAGCGTGTGCTCGCCAATGGGGGCACGGTGCCGGTCGCGGTGTCGGTGCTGCTGCTCACCGCGCCGGAGATCTTCGACTTCGCGCTGGCGCTCGCGTGCGTCATCGGCGGCTATTTCGCCTTCGTGGCCGCGCGCGAGGAGCGCGAACTGGTGGTTCTGTCGGCGGCCGGCGTGTCGCAGGGGCTCGCCGTGCGCGTCGCGCTGGCGGTCGGCGTGGTCGCCTTCGCCGCGAGCCTGCTGGTGTCGGGCTTCGTCGATCCGCTGGCGCGCAGCGTCAACCGGACCGTCGTATTCGACCTGAAGCGCGACCTGCTGTTTCGCCGCATCACCGAGCCGAGCGAGGGAACGCTCATCGAGACGATCCGGGGCAAGACCTTCGCCGCGCTGAGCGATGCCAGCGTCGCCCCGCCGCACGAAAGCCTCTTCGTGCATCAGCCGGGCGAGGACGGGAGCTGGCGCGTGACCCAGGCCGGCGACTGGCGGCTGATCGGTCCCGATGCCGACGGCACCTACAACCTCGGCCTCGGGCGGGTCATCGCCTATGATTTCATCCGGGTCGACGCGGCCCGGGATCGTGGCGTGCTGCAGGGCGGACGCGGGCCCAACCTGCGCGCCCTCGCCGACCCCGATATCGCCGGCGTGCCGCGCCTGCCGCAGGTGAAGGTGGAAAACGTCTCGGTGCCGGTCAGTCTGGAAAACGTGCTGCGTCACGTACCGCGCGGCGAGGTGGCCGAGGAATGGACCCTGCTGGAAGCGCTCGAGCCGCGCATCGCCGCCGATCCGGCGGGCCGCGAGGCGCGCGAGATCGCCGGGGAGCGCGCGGCGCGGGCGCTGGTCGTGTTCCTGGCGCCGCTTCTGGCGCTGCTGGCGTGCACCTTCGCCGGCGGCGGACTGGGGCGCTACTTCGCCCTGCCGCTCGCCTGCACCGGGCTCCTGGCGCTCGATGTCGTGGCGCGGGCGCTGCTGGGAGAGCTCGCCGTCGGCGCCCCGCTGGCGATGGCCGGCGTGGGAGTCGCGGGCGCGGCCGCGCTCGCGCTCATGCTGGTGCTCGCGGTCACCGCGCGCGCGGCCACGCTGCTGCGCCCGGTGACGGAGCGGGCATGA
- a CDS encoding phosphatidylglycerophosphatase A, which produces MARLARLLALSFGAGLSPVWPGTVGAALGLPLAAALLPLQLPVQIAALALVFAVGVWASAVVARDTGEEDPQIVVIDETFGAAAVLIALPEHPVWWIAGFIAFRAFDILKPWPVDWVQDRVKGGLGIMADDAAAAAYAIALLGPLPAALAFLF; this is translated from the coding sequence ATGGCCCGTCTTGCCCGTCTCCTCGCCCTTTCCTTCGGCGCCGGCCTGTCGCCTGTGTGGCCCGGCACGGTCGGCGCGGCGCTGGGACTGCCGCTGGCGGCCGCCCTCTTGCCGCTGCAGCTGCCGGTCCAGATCGCCGCGCTGGCGCTGGTCTTCGCCGTCGGTGTCTGGGCGTCGGCGGTCGTCGCCCGCGACACCGGCGAGGAGGATCCGCAGATCGTCGTCATCGACGAGACCTTCGGCGCCGCCGCCGTGCTGATCGCCCTGCCCGAGCATCCTGTGTGGTGGATCGCGGGCTTCATCGCCTTTCGCGCCTTCGACATCCTCAAGCCCTGGCCCGTCGACTGGGTGCAGGACAGGGTGAAGGGCGGGCTCGGGATCATGGCCGACGACGCGGCCGCCGCCGCCTATGCCATCGCGCTTCTGGGGCCGCTGCCGGCCGCCCTTGCGTTTCTGTTCTAG
- a CDS encoding phosphatidate cytidylyltransferase encodes MTPALSPFVVAPVSPVLAAGAILAVLGVGTLALAVASLVPATAQKARDLWPTLGTEVVIVAAGVVPFLIGGIVLHAALGALLARLGYEAAHVAWTQARGARAGPAIAFGLCLTAAAVGLVLWPSRLEELGLAPLIAGGAGVALVACLVARALPRGRVRSAAELIAFPGVPAVLFAACALTPGYGGLVLLAFLLVETYDSYALFGGKLFGRRPAFPVLSPRKTVEGLAIGGIMLALTAALLGPLVFGWGLAASLLAALVISAAAVVGDLAASRLKRAAGVKDYPAVLPRQGGALDIVDAWLIAAPALVLVAEVAA; translated from the coding sequence GTGACCCCCGCTCTTTCCCCCTTCGTCGTCGCGCCGGTCTCTCCGGTGCTGGCCGCAGGCGCGATCCTCGCCGTGCTGGGTGTCGGGACGCTGGCGCTGGCGGTCGCGAGCCTCGTGCCGGCGACCGCGCAAAAGGCCCGCGACCTGTGGCCGACGCTCGGCACGGAGGTGGTGATCGTCGCCGCCGGCGTCGTTCCGTTTCTCATCGGTGGGATCGTGCTGCACGCGGCGCTCGGTGCCCTGCTCGCACGCCTCGGCTACGAGGCCGCGCATGTGGCCTGGACGCAGGCACGGGGCGCGCGCGCAGGTCCCGCGATCGCCTTCGGCCTGTGTCTCACGGCCGCCGCCGTCGGGCTGGTGCTGTGGCCGTCGCGTCTCGAAGAGCTCGGCCTGGCGCCGCTCATCGCGGGCGGTGCCGGGGTGGCGCTGGTCGCTTGCCTTGTCGCGCGGGCGCTGCCGCGCGGGCGGGTCCGCAGCGCGGCGGAGCTGATCGCCTTTCCCGGCGTGCCGGCGGTGCTGTTCGCGGCCTGTGCGCTCACGCCCGGCTACGGCGGACTGGTGCTGCTCGCCTTCCTGCTGGTGGAAACCTACGACAGTTACGCCCTGTTCGGCGGCAAGCTGTTCGGCCGTCGGCCGGCCTTTCCGGTGCTCAGCCCGCGCAAGACGGTCGAGGGGCTGGCCATCGGCGGGATCATGCTCGCGCTCACCGCCGCGCTGCTCGGCCCTCTGGTCTTCGGCTGGGGTCTTGCCGCGTCGTTGCTGGCCGCGCTGGTGATCTCGGCGGCGGCGGTGGTCGGCGATCTCGCCGCCTCGCGGTTGAAACGCGCGGCCGGGGTCAAGGACTATCCGGCGGTCCTGCCGCGCCAGGGCGGCGCGCTCGACATCGTCGATGCCTGGCTGATCGCCGCGCCGGCGCTGGTTCTGGTCGCGGAGGTGGCTGCCTGA
- a CDS encoding SDR family oxidoreductase, whose product MVRPAEPARPVALITGGSSGIGLALALRLARKGYDLALLARRIERLDDAACRIAEAVPAARVARLAVDVGDEAQVAEAVATVNATLGTPRFAVLNAGIARPGKFLEQPLSDHSEQMRTNYLGALHVAHALAPAMRAAGGGHMVFVSSGAAFFGIYGYGAYAPSKFAMRGLAEVLRVELAPLNIKVTLAYPPDTDTPQLEAENRTKPAATRAITAGGGLWSADRVAERILAGAERGRFVVAPGAQMRLLAHGHSLLAPLLRRYQIRLARKHEP is encoded by the coding sequence GTGGTGCGCCCGGCCGAGCCCGCGCGCCCGGTGGCGCTGATCACCGGCGGCAGCAGCGGCATCGGTCTGGCGCTGGCCCTGCGTCTTGCGCGCAAGGGGTACGATCTGGCGCTGCTGGCGCGCCGCATCGAGCGGCTCGACGACGCAGCGTGCAGGATCGCCGAGGCCGTTCCGGCGGCGCGAGTTGCGCGCCTTGCCGTCGATGTCGGCGACGAGGCGCAGGTTGCCGAGGCCGTCGCCACCGTGAACGCAACGCTCGGGACGCCGCGCTTCGCGGTGCTCAACGCCGGCATCGCGCGGCCGGGCAAGTTTCTCGAACAGCCCCTGTCCGACCACAGCGAACAGATGCGCACCAATTACCTCGGCGCGCTGCATGTGGCGCATGCGCTCGCGCCGGCGATGCGCGCGGCCGGCGGCGGGCACATGGTGTTCGTCTCCTCCGGCGCGGCCTTCTTCGGCATCTACGGCTATGGCGCCTATGCGCCGTCGAAATTCGCCATGCGCGGGCTGGCCGAGGTGCTCAGGGTGGAACTCGCGCCGCTGAACATCAAGGTCACGCTCGCCTATCCGCCGGACACCGACACGCCGCAACTGGAGGCGGAAAACCGCACCAAGCCGGCCGCCACAAGGGCGATCACCGCCGGCGGCGGCCTGTGGTCGGCGGACCGGGTCGCGGAGCGCATTCTCGCCGGCGCCGAGCGCGGCCGTTTCGTCGTGGCGCCCGGCGCGCAGATGCGGCTGCTGGCGCATGGGCACAGTCTGCTCGCGCCGCTTTTGCGCCGCTACCAGATCCGGCTTGCGCGAAAGCACGAGCCGTGA
- a CDS encoding inositol-3-phosphate synthase encodes MSSARAIRTAIVGAGNCASSLVQGVAYCRAMGDAAVGVPFPELGGYVPGDVEIVAAFEVDARKVGKTVGEAAVALPNCTEIFHTDLAAMTAPVLRGPDLDGVSAFMRNQAPDRSFVVSPEPALDKAGVIAALKEARAEVVINFLPVGSIEATEFYAECALEAGCAFVNGIPVFIASDPAWAERFRAAGVPILGDDFKAQFGATITHRALARLADMRGVKIDRTYQLNVGGNTDFLNMMDGDRLATKRESKTEAVQTAMHDRLSDNEIRIGPSDYVPWLDDRKVAYVRLEGRLFGGVRTHVEMRLEVEDSPNAAAMAMIAIRCAKIARDRGLAGPIEDASAFLFKHPPVQVEDAEGYQRLLAFTGDAEG; translated from the coding sequence ATGTCTTCCGCCAGGGCGATCCGCACCGCGATCGTTGGAGCCGGCAATTGCGCGAGTTCGCTTGTGCAGGGCGTGGCCTATTGCCGCGCCATGGGCGATGCGGCGGTCGGGGTGCCCTTCCCCGAACTCGGCGGCTATGTGCCCGGCGACGTGGAGATCGTGGCGGCCTTCGAGGTCGATGCGCGCAAGGTCGGCAAGACGGTCGGCGAGGCGGCGGTGGCGCTGCCCAACTGCACGGAAATCTTCCACACCGATCTCGCCGCCATGACGGCGCCGGTGCTGCGCGGGCCGGATCTCGACGGCGTCTCGGCCTTCATGCGCAACCAGGCGCCGGACCGCAGCTTCGTCGTCTCGCCGGAGCCGGCGCTCGACAAGGCCGGCGTCATCGCCGCGCTGAAGGAGGCGCGCGCCGAGGTGGTGATCAACTTCCTGCCCGTGGGGTCCATCGAGGCGACGGAGTTCTACGCCGAATGCGCGCTGGAGGCCGGCTGCGCCTTCGTCAACGGCATTCCGGTCTTCATCGCCTCCGATCCGGCCTGGGCCGAGCGGTTCCGCGCGGCCGGCGTGCCGATCCTCGGCGACGACTTCAAGGCGCAGTTCGGCGCGACCATCACCCACCGCGCGCTCGCGCGGCTTGCCGACATGCGTGGCGTGAAGATCGACAGGACCTACCAGCTCAACGTCGGCGGCAACACCGACTTCCTCAACATGATGGACGGCGACCGGCTCGCGACCAAGCGCGAATCGAAGACCGAGGCGGTGCAGACGGCGATGCACGACCGCCTGTCCGACAACGAGATCCGCATCGGCCCGTCCGACTATGTGCCGTGGCTCGACGACCGCAAGGTCGCCTATGTGCGGCTCGAGGGGCGGTTGTTCGGCGGCGTGCGCACGCATGTCGAGATGCGGCTGGAGGTCGAGGATTCTCCCAATGCCGCGGCCATGGCGATGATCGCCATCCGCTGCGCGAAGATCGCCCGCGACCGGGGCCTTGCCGGCCCGATCGAGGATGCGAGCGCCTTCCTGTTCAAGCACCCGCCGGTTCAGGTGGAGGATGCGGAAGGCTACCAGCGTCTGCTCGCCTTCACGGGCGACGCGGAGGGCTGA
- a CDS encoding DUF4833 domain-containing protein, which translates to MRRKHALRRAGRGGARRAAGLTAGVAALAGLLWTAPAVAQEGTEIRHAPQQKAVGSQVEIVDELPVIRPEFPVPDEPNMLFYLQRSTNPNTIVYAAQFREDGRLDPREPVVAYWRRFNTTGERKPLKMMEDAFAFGVRAQATGDPDVFDLYVVSYPERKATVRLVEPGRAELVLQSGRHAMRPLYAYVDVDESGLVPSVRKVVVLGRDAETGKALVERIQIE; encoded by the coding sequence ATGCGTCGCAAGCACGCACTGCGGAGAGCGGGACGGGGGGGAGCGAGACGGGCGGCGGGCCTGACCGCAGGTGTCGCCGCGCTCGCCGGTCTGCTGTGGACCGCACCGGCGGTCGCGCAGGAAGGCACCGAGATCCGCCACGCGCCACAGCAGAAGGCGGTCGGCTCGCAGGTCGAGATCGTCGACGAACTGCCGGTGATCCGCCCCGAGTTTCCGGTGCCGGACGAGCCGAACATGCTGTTCTATCTGCAGCGTTCGACCAATCCGAACACCATCGTCTATGCCGCGCAGTTTCGCGAGGACGGGCGGCTCGATCCGCGCGAGCCGGTCGTCGCCTACTGGCGGCGCTTCAACACCACCGGCGAGCGCAAGCCGCTGAAGATGATGGAAGATGCCTTCGCCTTCGGCGTGCGGGCGCAGGCCACCGGCGATCCGGACGTCTTCGACCTCTATGTGGTGTCCTACCCCGAGCGGAAAGCCACGGTGCGTCTGGTCGAGCCCGGCAGGGCGGAACTGGTCCTGCAGTCGGGCCGCCACGCAATGCGGCCGCTCTACGCCTATGTCGACGTGGACGAAAGCGGTCTGGTGCCGAGCGTGCGCAAGGTCGTGGTGCTCGGCCGCGACGCGGAGACCGGCAAGGCGCTGGTGGAACGCATCCAGATAGAGTAA
- a CDS encoding aminotransferase class I/II-fold pyridoxal phosphate-dependent enzyme, with protein MKPDRPSFSVVAERRFRLAGKAIIEQHNPYFLPVDQQREACERQGIPFVSFAHYDYLGLGQHPDVIDRARAELERLGAGVGASRLVGGERAGHRAFETELAEFLGVGDVMTLVSGYLVNVSLINFLMGPRDLVLIDELAHNSIFVGAKNGRYDHRTFAHNDMDDLQRQLEELRGQYRNVLVVVEGLYSMDGDIPDLPRLVELKDEHDAWLLVDEAHSYGVVGKTGRGLCEHYGIDPKRIELTVGTLSKSFVSSGGFVCAEKGVIDWFRFTLPGFVYSVGLSPATLGSAHGALAHLKAHPERVTRLHENSVYFRDAAQAAGLDTGAAIGYGVVPILFASPEQTMIASQALLENGIYAPPIVQIGVPKDQPRIRFFISAEHTRAEMDRAVEIVAGIVTGNDDARAPRSAAAGG; from the coding sequence ATGAAGCCTGACCGGCCGAGCTTTTCCGTGGTTGCCGAACGTCGATTTCGCCTTGCGGGAAAGGCGATCATCGAACAGCACAATCCCTACTTCCTGCCGGTCGACCAGCAGCGCGAGGCGTGCGAACGCCAGGGCATCCCCTTTGTCAGTTTTGCCCATTACGACTATCTGGGCCTCGGACAGCACCCGGATGTGATCGACCGCGCCCGCGCGGAACTTGAGCGCCTGGGTGCCGGCGTCGGCGCCTCCCGTCTGGTCGGCGGCGAGCGGGCCGGTCACCGCGCCTTCGAGACGGAGCTTGCGGAGTTTCTCGGCGTCGGCGACGTGATGACCCTGGTCAGCGGTTATCTGGTCAATGTCTCCCTGATCAATTTCCTGATGGGCCCGCGCGATCTGGTGCTCATCGACGAGCTGGCGCACAACTCCATTTTCGTTGGCGCCAAGAACGGGCGCTATGACCATCGCACCTTCGCCCATAACGACATGGACGATCTCCAGCGCCAGCTCGAGGAGCTGCGCGGGCAGTATCGCAACGTGCTGGTCGTGGTCGAGGGGCTCTATTCGATGGATGGCGACATCCCCGATCTGCCGCGTCTCGTCGAGCTCAAGGACGAGCACGATGCCTGGCTGCTGGTGGACGAGGCCCATTCCTACGGCGTGGTCGGCAAGACCGGTCGCGGGCTTTGCGAGCATTACGGCATCGATCCCAAGCGCATCGAACTGACCGTCGGCACGCTGTCCAAGTCCTTCGTCTCCTCCGGCGGCTTCGTCTGCGCCGAGAAGGGGGTGATCGACTGGTTTCGCTTCACGCTTCCCGGCTTCGTCTACAGCGTCGGTCTGTCGCCGGCGACGCTCGGCAGCGCGCACGGGGCCCTGGCGCATCTCAAGGCGCATCCCGAGCGGGTCACGCGGTTGCACGAGAATTCCGTCTACTTCCGCGACGCCGCGCAGGCGGCCGGGCTCGATACGGGGGCGGCGATCGGCTACGGCGTGGTGCCGATCCTCTTCGCCTCGCCCGAGCAGACGATGATCGCCTCGCAGGCGCTGCTGGAAAACGGGATCTATGCGCCCCCCATCGTCCAGATCGGGGTGCCGAAGGATCAGCCGCGCATCCGCTTCTTCATCTCCGCCGAGCACACCAGGGCCGAGATGGATCGGGCGGTGGAGATCGTCGCCGGGATCGTGACCGGAAACGACGACGCGAGAGCGCCACGCTCCGCGGCGGCCGGAGGCTGA
- a CDS encoding 2-aminoethylphosphonate--pyruvate transaminase, whose protein sequence is MSDSPILLTPGPLTTSARVRQAMLRDWGSRDPAFIALSAGVMDRLTRIAGGDGRHVCVPLQGSGTFAIEAMLATLVPRGARVLLLVNGAYGRRMADICRRIARDCEIYEVGETETHDPAEVTRRLEADPRLAFAAMVHCETTSGLLNPLAEIAAAVRAAGRHLLVDSMSGFGALPIDMAAHDLAAVAASSNKCLQGVPGLSFVVCRRDLLEAGRENAGSVVLDLAAQAQGLEADGQWRFTPPTHVVAALAAALDELDEEGGPPARLARYGENCRRLTQGMADLGFSTALDPGVQAPVIVSFVEPEARWFDFQTFYDALRARGFAIYAGKMRALGTFRIGVIGAIDPPVIEAFLEAADGVVTEMKQKLIR, encoded by the coding sequence ATGAGCGACAGTCCGATCCTGCTCACGCCGGGACCGCTGACCACCAGCGCCCGCGTGCGCCAGGCGATGCTGCGCGACTGGGGCTCGCGCGATCCGGCCTTCATCGCCCTGTCCGCCGGCGTCATGGACCGGCTGACGCGGATTGCCGGCGGCGACGGGCGTCATGTCTGCGTGCCGCTTCAGGGCAGCGGCACTTTCGCCATCGAGGCGATGCTCGCGACGCTCGTGCCGCGCGGCGCGCGGGTGCTCCTGCTGGTCAACGGCGCCTATGGCCGCCGCATGGCCGATATCTGCCGGCGGATCGCCCGCGACTGCGAGATCTACGAGGTCGGCGAGACCGAAACGCACGACCCGGCGGAGGTCACCCGGCGGCTGGAGGCCGATCCGCGTCTCGCCTTCGCGGCGATGGTCCATTGCGAAACGACATCGGGCCTGCTCAATCCGCTGGCCGAGATCGCCGCGGCGGTGCGCGCGGCCGGCCGGCATCTGCTGGTCGATTCCATGAGCGGCTTCGGCGCGCTGCCGATCGACATGGCGGCGCATGATCTCGCCGCCGTCGCGGCCTCTTCAAACAAGTGCCTGCAGGGCGTGCCCGGGCTTTCCTTCGTGGTCTGTCGCCGCGACCTTCTCGAGGCGGGGCGCGAGAACGCCGGCTCGGTCGTGCTCGACCTCGCCGCGCAGGCGCAGGGGCTTGAGGCGGACGGGCAATGGCGCTTCACGCCGCCGACCCATGTGGTCGCGGCACTTGCGGCCGCGCTGGACGAGCTGGACGAGGAGGGCGGCCCGCCGGCCCGGCTTGCCCGCTACGGTGAGAACTGCCGGCGCCTGACCCAGGGCATGGCCGATCTCGGCTTTTCGACCGCGCTGGACCCGGGCGTGCAGGCGCCGGTCATCGTCTCCTTTGTCGAGCCGGAGGCGCGCTGGTTCGACTTTCAGACCTTTTACGACGCCCTGCGGGCGCGGGGCTTCGCGATCTACGCGGGCAAGATGCGGGCGCTCGGCACGTTCCGCATCGGCGTGATCGGCGCCATCGACCCGCCGGTGATCGAGGCGTTCCTGGAGGCGGCCGACGGCGTTGTTACAGAAATGAAACAGAAATTGATCCGCTGA
- the aepY gene encoding phosphonopyruvate decarboxylase translates to MIEASDFLGAAKSAGIDVFTGVPCSFLTPLMNAAISDPQTSYVGATSEGEAVAIAAGAWFAGRETAVMCQNSGLGNAVNPVTSLNHPFEIPTLLITTWRGEPGVKDEPQHALMGEITPRLLDLIGAIRFPFPDTAEAVGPALARAVATMRDTGRVAAMVQPKGAIAPQPLEESEARPAPRATVLDFTPDAAPESRMDVMAALIADLPARAGVIATTGHTGRELFTLEDHARNLYCVGSMGGASAIGLGAALNSRREIVVLDGDGAALMKLGNFATIGAEAPANLTHVLLDNGQHLSTGGQATVSPHVDFAAVAAACGYRFAARASGVQASRAALASALASPGPRFLHLRVAPQAVSGLGRPTVPPREVARRFRGFLTESGA, encoded by the coding sequence ATGATCGAGGCTTCCGACTTTCTCGGCGCCGCCAAAAGCGCCGGCATCGACGTCTTCACCGGCGTGCCCTGCAGCTTTCTCACGCCCCTGATGAACGCGGCGATCTCCGATCCGCAGACCTCCTATGTCGGGGCGACCAGCGAGGGCGAGGCGGTGGCGATTGCCGCCGGAGCCTGGTTCGCCGGGCGCGAGACGGCGGTGATGTGCCAGAACTCCGGGCTCGGCAACGCCGTCAATCCGGTGACCTCGCTCAATCATCCCTTCGAGATCCCGACGCTCCTGATCACCACCTGGCGGGGCGAGCCGGGCGTCAAGGACGAGCCCCAGCACGCGCTGATGGGCGAGATCACGCCGCGCCTGCTCGACCTGATCGGCGCGATCCGCTTTCCCTTCCCCGACACGGCGGAAGCGGTCGGCCCGGCACTCGCCCGGGCGGTCGCGACCATGCGCGACACGGGCCGGGTCGCCGCCATGGTGCAGCCGAAGGGGGCAATCGCGCCGCAGCCGCTGGAAGAGTCCGAGGCGCGGCCCGCGCCGCGCGCGACCGTGCTGGACTTCACGCCGGACGCGGCACCCGAATCGCGGATGGACGTGATGGCGGCGCTGATCGCGGATCTGCCCGCGCGCGCCGGCGTGATCGCCACCACGGGCCACACCGGGCGCGAGCTGTTCACGCTGGAGGATCACGCCCGCAACCTCTATTGCGTCGGCTCCATGGGCGGGGCGAGCGCCATCGGCCTCGGCGCGGCGCTCAACAGCCGCCGGGAGATCGTGGTGCTCGACGGCGACGGCGCCGCACTCATGAAGCTCGGCAATTTCGCGACCATCGGCGCCGAGGCGCCGGCCAATCTGACGCATGTGCTGCTCGACAACGGCCAGCATCTGTCGACCGGCGGCCAGGCGACGGTCTCGCCGCATGTGGATTTCGCGGCCGTGGCGGCGGCGTGCGGCTATCGCTTCGCGGCGCGGGCGAGCGGCGTTCAGGCATCGCGTGCGGCGCTTGCCTCGGCGCTGGCGAGCCCGGGGCCGCGCTTCCTGCATCTGCGGGTCGCGCCGCAGGCGGTGTCCGGTCTCGGCCGGCCGACCGTTCCCCCGCGCGAGGTGGCGCGGCGGTTCCGCGGCTTCCTGACGGAGAGCGGGGCATGA